Proteins encoded together in one Ammospiza nelsoni isolate bAmmNel1 chromosome Z, bAmmNel1.pri, whole genome shotgun sequence window:
- the AGXT2 gene encoding alanine--glyoxylate aminotransferase 2, mitochondrial isoform X1 yields MAGRLRRLGGVAFRQQKWKSSLSTQAKMPPCDFVPEKYESYPYERMQKIREQNIAPSLKTYYKRPLLLHQGHMQWLFDHEGRRYLDLLAGIVTVSVGHCHPKVTMATQKQLARLWHTTNIYMHPAIHEYVEKLTSLFPDPLKVVYLTNSGSEANDLAMFMARLHTRNFDIICLRGGYHGGSPYALGLTSLTSYKHGVANGFGCTTTMLPDVFRGPWGGSHCRDSPVQTVRKCSCTEGACLAKDQYIEQFKDTLNTSVPKTVAGFIAEPIQGVNGAVQYPRNFLKEAYQLIRERGGLCISDEVQTGFGRTGSHFWGFQTHGVVPDIVTLAKGIGNGFPMAGVVTTKEIASSLAQNLHFNTFGGNPLACVAGAAVLDAIEEDDLQKNSEDVGTYMLLELAKLRDKFEIVGDVRGKGLMIGVEMVTDKDSRCPLPAEEISQIWEDCKDMGVLIGRGGLYSQTFRIKPPMCITKRDVDFAVEVFRTALQRHVKKAAAK; encoded by the exons ATGGCGGGGCGGCTGCGGCGGCTCGGCGGCG TTGCCTTTAGgcagcagaaatggaaaagttCCCTCTCCACACAAGCAAAAATGCCTCCTTGTGATTTTGTACctgaaaaatatgaa TCCTATCCCTATGAACGCATGCAGAAGATCCGTGAACAAAATATTGCACCTTCACTGAAAACATACTACAAGAGGCCATTGCTGCTGCACCAGGGGCATATGCAGTGGTTGTTTGATCATGAGGGACGAAGATACCTTGATCTCTTAGCTGGAATTGTCACTGTCAGTGTTGGACACTGTCACCC GAAGGTAACTATGGCTACCCAGAAGCAGCTGGCTCGCCTGTGGCATACCACCAACATCTACATGCACCCAGCAATCCACGAGTATGTGGAGAAGCtaacttctctttttccagATCCACTGAAG GTGGTTTATCTCACCAACAGTGGGTCAGAAGCCAATGATTTAGCTATGTTCATGGCGAGGCTACACACTCGTAACTTCGACATCATCTGTCTCAG AGGAGGATACCACGGAGGCAGCCCTTACGCACTGGGCTTGACATCTCTGACTTCTTATAAGCATGGCGTTGCCAATGGCTTTGGCTGTACAAct ACAATGTTACCAGATGTTTTTCGTGGTCCATGGGGAGGCAGCCATTGTAGAGATTCTCCAGTGCAAACTGTTCGAAAATGCAGCTGTACTGAAG GTGCATGTCTTGCAAAAGACCAGTACATTGAACAGTTCAAAGATACTCTGAATACCTCAGTGCCTAAGACAGTAGCTGGATTTATTGCTGAACCAATCCAA GGTGTTAATGGAGCTGTTCAGTACCCAAGAAATTTCTTAAAGGAAGCTTATCAGCTTATACGGGAAAGAGGGGGCCTTTGCATTTCAGATGAA gtGCAGACAGGATTTGGACGCACAGGCAGCCATTTCTGGGGGTTTCAAACACATGGTGTGGTCCCTGACATCGTTACTTTGGCAAAAGGAATTGGCAATGGCTTCCCAATGGCAGGTGTTGTTACAACAAAAG aaatcgCAAGTTCCTTGGCTCAAAACCTTCACTTTAATACGTTTGGAGGAAACCCTTTGGCCTGTGTAGCTGGAGCTGCAGTTCTTGAC GCTATTGAAGAAGACGATCTACAAAAAAATAGTGAGGATGTGGGAACATATATGCTGCTGGAGTTGGCTAAACTACGGGATAAATTTGAGATTGTTGGAGATGTCCGTGGCAAGGGACTTATGATTGGAGTAGAAATGGTGACAGATAAG GACAGCCGATGCCCTCTTCCAGCTGAAGAAATCAGTCAGATCTGGGAGGACTGTAAAGACATGGGGGTTCTGATTGGCAGAGGAGGGCTCTACAGTCAG ACATTCAGAATTAAGCCTCCTATGTGCATTACTAAGAGGGACGTCGACTTTGCTGTGGAAGTATTTCGTACTGCTTTACAGAGACACGTgaaaaaagcagctgcaaaatAG
- the AGXT2 gene encoding alanine--glyoxylate aminotransferase 2, mitochondrial isoform X2 translates to MAGRLRRLGGVAFRQQKWKSSLSTQAKMPPCDFVPEKYESYPYERMQKIREQNIAPSLKTYYKRPLLLHQGHMQWLFDHEGRRYLDLLAGIVTVSVGHCHPKVTMATQKQLARLWHTTNIYMHPAIHEYVEKLTSLFPDPLKVVYLTNSGSEANDLAMFMARLHTRNFDIICLRGGYHGGSPYALGLTSLTSYKHGVANGFGCTTGVNGAVQYPRNFLKEAYQLIRERGGLCISDEVQTGFGRTGSHFWGFQTHGVVPDIVTLAKGIGNGFPMAGVVTTKEIASSLAQNLHFNTFGGNPLACVAGAAVLDAIEEDDLQKNSEDVGTYMLLELAKLRDKFEIVGDVRGKGLMIGVEMVTDKDSRCPLPAEEISQIWEDCKDMGVLIGRGGLYSQTFRIKPPMCITKRDVDFAVEVFRTALQRHVKKAAAK, encoded by the exons ATGGCGGGGCGGCTGCGGCGGCTCGGCGGCG TTGCCTTTAGgcagcagaaatggaaaagttCCCTCTCCACACAAGCAAAAATGCCTCCTTGTGATTTTGTACctgaaaaatatgaa TCCTATCCCTATGAACGCATGCAGAAGATCCGTGAACAAAATATTGCACCTTCACTGAAAACATACTACAAGAGGCCATTGCTGCTGCACCAGGGGCATATGCAGTGGTTGTTTGATCATGAGGGACGAAGATACCTTGATCTCTTAGCTGGAATTGTCACTGTCAGTGTTGGACACTGTCACCC GAAGGTAACTATGGCTACCCAGAAGCAGCTGGCTCGCCTGTGGCATACCACCAACATCTACATGCACCCAGCAATCCACGAGTATGTGGAGAAGCtaacttctctttttccagATCCACTGAAG GTGGTTTATCTCACCAACAGTGGGTCAGAAGCCAATGATTTAGCTATGTTCATGGCGAGGCTACACACTCGTAACTTCGACATCATCTGTCTCAG AGGAGGATACCACGGAGGCAGCCCTTACGCACTGGGCTTGACATCTCTGACTTCTTATAAGCATGGCGTTGCCAATGGCTTTGGCTGTACAAct GGTGTTAATGGAGCTGTTCAGTACCCAAGAAATTTCTTAAAGGAAGCTTATCAGCTTATACGGGAAAGAGGGGGCCTTTGCATTTCAGATGAA gtGCAGACAGGATTTGGACGCACAGGCAGCCATTTCTGGGGGTTTCAAACACATGGTGTGGTCCCTGACATCGTTACTTTGGCAAAAGGAATTGGCAATGGCTTCCCAATGGCAGGTGTTGTTACAACAAAAG aaatcgCAAGTTCCTTGGCTCAAAACCTTCACTTTAATACGTTTGGAGGAAACCCTTTGGCCTGTGTAGCTGGAGCTGCAGTTCTTGAC GCTATTGAAGAAGACGATCTACAAAAAAATAGTGAGGATGTGGGAACATATATGCTGCTGGAGTTGGCTAAACTACGGGATAAATTTGAGATTGTTGGAGATGTCCGTGGCAAGGGACTTATGATTGGAGTAGAAATGGTGACAGATAAG GACAGCCGATGCCCTCTTCCAGCTGAAGAAATCAGTCAGATCTGGGAGGACTGTAAAGACATGGGGGTTCTGATTGGCAGAGGAGGGCTCTACAGTCAG ACATTCAGAATTAAGCCTCCTATGTGCATTACTAAGAGGGACGTCGACTTTGCTGTGGAAGTATTTCGTACTGCTTTACAGAGACACGTgaaaaaagcagctgcaaaatAG
- the DNAJC21 gene encoding dnaJ homolog subfamily C member 21 isoform X1, which yields MKCHYEVLGVRRDAAEEELKRAYRRLALRWHPDKNLENAEEAAEQFKLIQAAYDVLSDPQERAWYDSHREALLKGGADGDYQDDSLDLLHYFTVSCYSGYGDDEKGFFTVYRQVFEKIAKEELEYMTQEDIEEFPMFGYSHSDYDTVVHPFYAYWQSFCTQKNFAWKEEYDTRQASNRWEKRAMEKENKKTREKARKERNELIRQLVAFIRKRDKRVQAHRKLVEEQNAEKTRKAEEFRRQQKLKQAKLAEQYKEQSWITMSDLERELQEMEAQYEKEFGDGSGGEDALEEQETKSIEDKLNDETEEAELVDGLYCPACDKLLKTEKAMKNHEKSKKHREMVSLLRQQLEEEEGKFAVSSDDADGIQTKEEEETEDIPKQKLSKKQRKKQKTMKQSYEDSFDQSADEETVEQKEVLSMEKDSGSTEELVNDGQRCAVSEDTGITDDVSQENETKSEAKSTKSKGKKAKEAKKSAKVSSESSAMNEVPIHCVTCNCTFPSRNKLFEHLKVTGHARATTPTVNGAVNTKNKKEKRKNR from the exons ATAAAAACCTCGAGAACGCGGAGGAGGCAGCGGAGCAGTTCAAGTTGATCCAGGCGGCGTACGACGTGCTCAGCGACCCACAGGAACGGGCCTG GTATGATAGTCACAGGGAGGCTCTGCTGAAAGGAGGAGCTGATGGAGACTATCAAGATGATAGCTTGGATCTGCTGCACTACTTCACTGTTAGCTGCTACTCTGGATATGGGGATGATGAAAAG ggATTCTTTACAGTGTATCGACAAGTTTTTGAGAAGATTGCGAAGGAAGAGCTGGAATATATGACACAGGAAGATATTGAAGAATTCCCTATGTTTGGATATTCCCATAGTGACTATGATACG gTAGTCCACCCTTTCTATGCATATTGGCAGAGTTTCTGTACACAGAAAAACTTTGCTTGGAAAGAAGAGTATGACACACGACAAGCCTCAAACCGCTGGGAGAAACGAGCTATGGAAAAAGAGAACAAGAAAACAAGGGAGAAAGCAAGGAAAGAGAGGAATGAGCTGATCCGTCAGCTAGTAGCCTTTATTCGTAAGAGGGATAAAAGAGTACAGGCTCACAGAAAGCTTGTGGaagaacaaaatgcagaaaaaactAGGAAAGCAGAAGAATTTCGGAGGCAACAGAAGCTAAAACAAGCCAA GCTTGCTGAGCAGTacaaagagcagagctggataACTATGTCAGATCTGGAGAGAGAGCTGCAAGAGATGGAGGCACAATATGAAAAGGAATTTGGAGATGGATCAGGTGGTGAAGATGCATTAGAAGAACAGGAGACAAAAAGCATTGAAG ACAAACTGAATGATGAAACTGAAGAAGCTGAACTTGTTGATGGTCTGTACTGCCCTGCTTGTGACAAATTGTTAAAAACTGAGAAAGC CATGAAAAATCACGAGAAATCAAAGAAGCATCGAGAGATGGTATCGCTGTTACGACAGCAGttggaagaggaggaagggaaattTGCTGTGTCTTCAGATGATGCAGATGGAATACAGAccaaagaggaggaagaaacagAAGACATACCCAAACAGAA ACTctcaaagaaacaaaggaagaagcagaaaacaatGAAG CAGAGTTACGAGGACTCTTTTGATCAAAGTGCTGACGAAGAAACAGTTGAACAAAAGGAGGTGCTCAGCATGGAAAAGGACAGTGGCTCAACAGAGGAGTTGGTAAATGATGGCCAAAGATGTGCTGTGTCAGAGGACACAGGCATTACAGATGATGTCAGCCAagagaatgaaacaaaaagtGAAGCAAAAAG CACTAAGTCTAAAGGGAAGAAAGCCAAGGAAGCAAAAAAGTCTGCTAAGGTGTCTTCAGAGAGCTCAGCAATG AATGAAGTTCCTATCCACTGTGTAACCTGCAACTGTACATTTCCATCCCGAAATAAATTGTTTGAGCACCTGAAAGTCACAGGACATGCAAGAGCAACAACACCAACTGTAAATGGAGCTGTGaacaccaaaaacaaaaaagagaaacgTAAAAACAGATAG
- the DNAJC21 gene encoding dnaJ homolog subfamily C member 21 isoform X2: MKCHYEVLGVRRDAAEEELKRAYRRLALRWHPDKNLENAEEAAEQFKLIQAAYDVLSDPQERAWYDSHREALLKGGADGDYQDDSLDLLHYFTVSCYSGYGDDEKGFFTVYRQVFEKIAKEELEYMTQEDIEEFPMFGYSHSDYDTVVHPFYAYWQSFCTQKNFAWKEEYDTRQASNRWEKRAMEKENKKTREKARKERNELIRQLVAFIRKRDKRVQAHRKLVEEQNAEKTRKAEEFRRQQKLKQAKLAEQYKEQSWITMSDLERELQEMEAQYEKEFGDGSGGEDALEEQETKSIEDKLNDETEEAELVDGLYCPACDKLLKTEKAMKNHEKSKKHREMVSLLRQQLEEEEGKFAVSSDDADGIQTKEEEETEDIPKQKLSKKQRKKQKTMKSYEDSFDQSADEETVEQKEVLSMEKDSGSTEELVNDGQRCAVSEDTGITDDVSQENETKSEAKSTKSKGKKAKEAKKSAKVSSESSAMNEVPIHCVTCNCTFPSRNKLFEHLKVTGHARATTPTVNGAVNTKNKKEKRKNR; encoded by the exons ATAAAAACCTCGAGAACGCGGAGGAGGCAGCGGAGCAGTTCAAGTTGATCCAGGCGGCGTACGACGTGCTCAGCGACCCACAGGAACGGGCCTG GTATGATAGTCACAGGGAGGCTCTGCTGAAAGGAGGAGCTGATGGAGACTATCAAGATGATAGCTTGGATCTGCTGCACTACTTCACTGTTAGCTGCTACTCTGGATATGGGGATGATGAAAAG ggATTCTTTACAGTGTATCGACAAGTTTTTGAGAAGATTGCGAAGGAAGAGCTGGAATATATGACACAGGAAGATATTGAAGAATTCCCTATGTTTGGATATTCCCATAGTGACTATGATACG gTAGTCCACCCTTTCTATGCATATTGGCAGAGTTTCTGTACACAGAAAAACTTTGCTTGGAAAGAAGAGTATGACACACGACAAGCCTCAAACCGCTGGGAGAAACGAGCTATGGAAAAAGAGAACAAGAAAACAAGGGAGAAAGCAAGGAAAGAGAGGAATGAGCTGATCCGTCAGCTAGTAGCCTTTATTCGTAAGAGGGATAAAAGAGTACAGGCTCACAGAAAGCTTGTGGaagaacaaaatgcagaaaaaactAGGAAAGCAGAAGAATTTCGGAGGCAACAGAAGCTAAAACAAGCCAA GCTTGCTGAGCAGTacaaagagcagagctggataACTATGTCAGATCTGGAGAGAGAGCTGCAAGAGATGGAGGCACAATATGAAAAGGAATTTGGAGATGGATCAGGTGGTGAAGATGCATTAGAAGAACAGGAGACAAAAAGCATTGAAG ACAAACTGAATGATGAAACTGAAGAAGCTGAACTTGTTGATGGTCTGTACTGCCCTGCTTGTGACAAATTGTTAAAAACTGAGAAAGC CATGAAAAATCACGAGAAATCAAAGAAGCATCGAGAGATGGTATCGCTGTTACGACAGCAGttggaagaggaggaagggaaattTGCTGTGTCTTCAGATGATGCAGATGGAATACAGAccaaagaggaggaagaaacagAAGACATACCCAAACAGAA ACTctcaaagaaacaaaggaagaagcagaaaacaatGAAG AGTTACGAGGACTCTTTTGATCAAAGTGCTGACGAAGAAACAGTTGAACAAAAGGAGGTGCTCAGCATGGAAAAGGACAGTGGCTCAACAGAGGAGTTGGTAAATGATGGCCAAAGATGTGCTGTGTCAGAGGACACAGGCATTACAGATGATGTCAGCCAagagaatgaaacaaaaagtGAAGCAAAAAG CACTAAGTCTAAAGGGAAGAAAGCCAAGGAAGCAAAAAAGTCTGCTAAGGTGTCTTCAGAGAGCTCAGCAATG AATGAAGTTCCTATCCACTGTGTAACCTGCAACTGTACATTTCCATCCCGAAATAAATTGTTTGAGCACCTGAAAGTCACAGGACATGCAAGAGCAACAACACCAACTGTAAATGGAGCTGTGaacaccaaaaacaaaaaagagaaacgTAAAAACAGATAG